In a single window of the Bradyrhizobium erythrophlei genome:
- a CDS encoding ABC transporter ATP-binding protein, whose protein sequence is MAHKPPSSVELIPASADDAVALEPDKKLAVDAGAADRVIGSKTAASSPPDDEDEDDDDELDLDGDEDDEDLVVFTAKEAAGALATVYAFVKPFLKHYKKILAFVALGVVVETLFNVIMPLSLKFLIDDALGEEDFGALVKILSVLGAAGIFTSIVAVWYERWDAKLAAALISDVRARLFEHVQNLPSAYFARTRRGEILSRFSIDLSAFEGSIKSFANSAALPLFELIAGIILMLFLNWQLAAVSLLVFPITLIGPRILTPKAVQANYEQKLNESALLGMVQENVAAQAVVKAFSLQRRTLGWFTLRNNDARGRIASAAFLSTMVERTVTISVLLLHLVVLAIGAYLATKGQITIGTFVTFESAFWEVSYNIAHIMHFIPVSIQSAAAVRHMQELLDEPSPGADRPGAPDLPRITNDITFEHVTFQYEGSQTPVLDNLSLKLKVGKTIAIVGPSGSGKSTLLNLILRLYVPDEGHVTIDGVDIRRVTRESLRRSMAVVFQENMLFNMSIRENIRLGKEGATDQEVEQAARKAEIHRYIMSLPQKYDTPVGERGDTLSGGQRQRIAIARAIVRNPSILLLDEATSALDQTTEAAINKTLLKLAKGRTMIFSTHRLTSVVEMDEIIVISGGKAIERGSHAELLAANGIYRKLWDDQSHVPHQAADQADDDDDED, encoded by the coding sequence GTCTCCGCCCGATGACGAAGACGAAGACGATGATGACGAGCTGGATCTCGACGGCGACGAGGACGACGAAGATCTCGTGGTCTTTACCGCGAAGGAAGCCGCCGGCGCGCTGGCGACGGTCTATGCGTTCGTCAAACCCTTCCTGAAGCACTACAAGAAGATCCTGGCATTCGTCGCCCTCGGCGTCGTGGTCGAGACGCTGTTCAACGTCATCATGCCGCTGAGCCTGAAGTTCCTGATCGACGATGCGCTCGGCGAGGAAGATTTCGGGGCGCTGGTCAAGATTCTCTCGGTGCTGGGGGCGGCGGGAATCTTCACCTCGATCGTCGCGGTCTGGTACGAGCGGTGGGACGCCAAGCTCGCGGCCGCGCTGATTTCGGACGTCCGCGCGCGGCTATTCGAGCACGTGCAAAATCTGCCGTCGGCCTATTTTGCGCGCACCAGGCGCGGCGAGATTCTCTCGCGCTTCTCCATCGATCTCTCGGCCTTCGAAGGCTCGATCAAGAGCTTTGCCAACAGCGCGGCGTTGCCGCTCTTCGAACTGATCGCCGGCATCATCCTGATGTTGTTCCTGAACTGGCAGCTCGCCGCCGTGTCGCTGCTGGTATTTCCGATCACGCTGATCGGCCCGCGGATCCTGACGCCGAAAGCGGTGCAGGCGAATTACGAACAGAAGCTCAATGAATCCGCGCTGCTCGGCATGGTGCAGGAAAACGTCGCGGCCCAGGCGGTGGTCAAGGCGTTCAGCCTGCAGCGCAGGACGCTGGGCTGGTTCACACTGCGCAACAACGACGCGCGCGGCAGGATAGCGTCCGCGGCGTTCCTGTCGACCATGGTCGAGCGCACCGTCACCATCTCCGTATTGTTGCTGCACCTCGTGGTGCTCGCGATCGGCGCCTATCTCGCCACCAAGGGCCAGATCACCATCGGGACCTTCGTGACGTTCGAGAGTGCGTTCTGGGAGGTGTCCTACAACATTGCCCACATCATGCATTTCATCCCGGTGTCGATCCAGTCGGCGGCGGCGGTTCGCCACATGCAGGAACTGCTGGACGAACCGAGCCCCGGCGCGGATCGTCCGGGCGCACCCGACCTGCCGCGCATCACCAACGACATCACCTTCGAGCATGTCACGTTTCAGTACGAAGGCAGCCAAACGCCGGTTCTCGACAACCTCAGCCTCAAGCTCAAGGTCGGCAAGACCATCGCCATCGTCGGCCCGAGCGGCTCCGGCAAGAGCACGCTGCTCAATCTGATACTTCGCCTCTATGTGCCGGACGAAGGGCACGTGACCATCGACGGCGTCGACATCCGCAGGGTGACCCGCGAATCCCTGCGCCGGAGCATGGCGGTGGTGTTCCAGGAAAACATGCTGTTCAACATGTCGATTCGGGAAAACATCCGGCTCGGCAAGGAAGGCGCGACCGATCAGGAGGTCGAGCAGGCGGCGCGCAAGGCCGAGATCCACCGCTACATCATGAGCCTTCCGCAAAAATACGACACCCCGGTCGGCGAACGCGGCGATACGCTGTCAGGCGGCCAGCGCCAGCGCATCGCGATCGCGCGCGCGATCGTCCGCAATCCCTCGATCCTGCTGCTCGACGAGGCGACCTCGGCGCTCGACCAGACCACCGAAGCCGCGATCAACAAGACATTGCTGAAGCTCGCGAAGGGTCGCACCATGATTTTCTCGACCCACCGCCTGACATCGGTGGTGGAGATGGACGAGATCATCGTGATATCGGGCGGCAAGGCGATCGAGCGCGGATCGCATGCCGAGCTGCTCGCCGCCAATGGCATCTACCGGAAGCTCTGGGACGATCAGAGCCACGTCCCGCATCAGGCGGCCGATCAGGCTGACGACGATGACGACGAAGATTGA